A window of the Phycicoccus sp. M110.8 genome harbors these coding sequences:
- the solA gene encoding N-methyl-L-tryptophan oxidase, protein MTSSVNVGVVGLGTMGSMALWRLAERGVRVHGYERFGVGHHRGAAGGQTRRFSTLSQRIQQNTPLALEALELWRELRRTTEHEVLTLTGGLIFGPEDAPALTSAIESARTNDLAHEVLGSEDLKARFPQHHVRIGDAGVTDELTGYIRPELSVVAAVEAAMGAGATVSQYTRVLGIEGRGNHVVVRTDEGEAHHDAVVVAPGAWASQLVPGAGADVVPRRLVQAWYVPQDIALYRAERFPVFERVGDVRAYGFPTVDGATVKLGFWTGEHPVVGDVEAVDHVVDVAKALELREQVRRFLPGLHPEPVNLSIHIEGYTHDSTPLVGPVPGHDGVYAACGFSGSGFKFAPVMGDIVADYVIDGRTRRDAAFMLPQDARTAVAPAR, encoded by the coding sequence GTGACGAGCAGCGTGAACGTGGGGGTCGTGGGGCTGGGAACCATGGGCAGCATGGCGTTGTGGCGCCTCGCTGAACGAGGTGTGCGGGTCCACGGCTACGAACGCTTCGGCGTCGGCCACCACCGTGGGGCCGCAGGAGGCCAGACGCGGCGCTTCTCCACGCTCAGCCAGCGCATCCAGCAGAACACGCCGCTGGCCCTGGAGGCGCTCGAGCTGTGGCGTGAGCTGCGTCGGACCACCGAGCACGAGGTGCTGACTCTCACGGGCGGCCTGATCTTCGGTCCCGAGGACGCCCCCGCCCTGACCAGCGCCATCGAGTCGGCGCGCACCAATGACCTGGCGCACGAGGTGCTGGGGTCCGAGGACCTGAAGGCCAGGTTCCCCCAACACCACGTCCGGATCGGGGATGCGGGCGTCACGGACGAGCTGACCGGCTACATCCGGCCGGAGCTCAGCGTCGTCGCCGCCGTCGAAGCCGCCATGGGTGCAGGGGCAACCGTGTCCCAGTACACGAGGGTTCTGGGCATCGAGGGCCGCGGGAACCATGTCGTCGTCCGGACCGATGAGGGAGAGGCACACCACGACGCGGTCGTGGTGGCGCCTGGCGCCTGGGCGAGCCAGCTGGTCCCCGGTGCCGGCGCGGACGTCGTCCCGCGTCGGCTGGTCCAGGCGTGGTACGTGCCGCAGGACATCGCCCTGTACCGTGCGGAGCGCTTTCCGGTGTTCGAGCGCGTCGGGGACGTGCGCGCCTACGGGTTCCCCACGGTCGACGGCGCCACCGTGAAGCTCGGGTTCTGGACCGGGGAGCACCCGGTCGTGGGCGACGTCGAGGCCGTCGACCACGTGGTCGACGTCGCCAAGGCACTCGAGCTCCGAGAGCAGGTCAGGAGGTTCCTTCCCGGCCTGCACCCGGAGCCGGTCAACCTGTCCATCCACATCGAGGGTTACACCCACGACTCGACACCGCTGGTGGGCCCGGTGCCCGGTCACGACGGGGTGTATGCGGCGTGCGGCTTCTCGGGTTCTGGGTTCAAGTTCGCGCCGGTGATGGGCGACATCGTCGCCGACTACGTCATCGACGGCCGGACGCGCCGCGATGCCGCCTTCATGCTCCCACAGGACGCCAGGACCGCTGTCGCCCCGGCCCGCTGA